From the genome of Gracilibacillus salitolerans, one region includes:
- a CDS encoding carbohydrate ABC transporter permease, with protein MKNATEIQAKSITRIDAKWKFIYWRSAILYLLPSIVLFSVFLFYPLGKTLYLSFFLTDQQGIANVFVGFENYQYILQAESFHKSIKATFLFVLYTVPTGVIISLFLAVLANEKVKGVGFFRTIYSSTMGISVAASAVVWLFIFHPSMGILTQIITSLGGTSIDWLLHPDWALVSVSITTIWMNIGFSFLILLGGLQNIDEHLYESARISGASYFYQLRRITIPMLSPTLFFVITVSLINSFQTFGQVDILTQGGPSESTNLIVYSIYREAFVNYQFGTASAQSVFLFICILIVTILQFKFGERKVHYQ; from the coding sequence ATGAAAAATGCAACGGAAATACAAGCAAAATCGATTACTAGAATAGATGCAAAGTGGAAATTCATTTATTGGAGATCAGCCATATTATATTTATTACCCTCCATTGTTCTTTTTAGTGTCTTTTTATTTTATCCACTTGGAAAAACACTATATTTAAGTTTCTTTTTAACTGATCAGCAAGGCATAGCCAATGTTTTTGTTGGTTTTGAAAATTATCAATATATCCTGCAGGCAGAAAGTTTTCATAAAAGTATTAAAGCGACTTTTTTGTTTGTGCTCTACACCGTACCGACTGGTGTTATTATTTCTTTGTTCCTGGCTGTATTAGCAAATGAAAAAGTAAAAGGTGTCGGCTTTTTTCGAACAATTTACTCATCGACAATGGGGATTTCTGTCGCAGCTTCTGCTGTAGTCTGGTTATTTATTTTTCATCCAAGTATGGGTATTTTAACTCAAATCATTACTTCCCTTGGTGGTACCTCGATTGATTGGTTGTTACACCCAGACTGGGCATTAGTTTCTGTTTCCATTACAACGATTTGGATGAATATCGGATTCTCCTTTCTCATTTTGTTAGGTGGATTGCAAAATATTGACGAACACCTTTATGAAAGTGCCAGGATTTCAGGTGCGAGTTATTTTTATCAACTAAGAAGGATAACGATACCTATGTTATCTCCTACTTTATTTTTTGTTATTACCGTTTCTCTGATTAACTCGTTTCAAACATTTGGACAAGTTGATATTTTGACTCAAGGTGGCCCATCAGAATCTACTAATTTGATTGTTTATTCTATCTATCGCGAAGCTTTTGTTAATTATCAGTTTGGTACAGCAAGTGCACAATCAGTCTTCCTATTTATATGCATTTTGATTGTAACAATTTTACAATTCAAATTTGGAGAAAGGAAGGTGCACTATCAATGA
- a CDS encoding NarK family nitrate/nitrite MFS transporter: MRSGYSGNIKTLGFTTLAFFITFVVWFNMAPFMTTLKSQFGLSNDEVALLAVANVTLTIPARVLIGMLVDRFGPRRVYSSLLIILSIPCFSFALANSFTQLMISRIFLALIGAGFVIGIRLVSEWFTEKNVGFAEGIYGGWGNFGSAAASMTLPVLAILFGGEDGWRYAVGLTGIISLVYGILFLRLVKDTPDGVTFKKPKTSGALEVTSYRDLIGLMLMSIPVFGILIFQSYRLWNLNFISSYVLGFILITLIGLFIYNLRKIWNVNKDHLRKGVPEKEKYSFKQVAILNFAYFCTFGSELAVVSMLPQFFEETFSLGVAQAGLIASSFAFMNLMSRPSGGWFSDKFGRKKTLMIFTAGLAIGYIGMALIGASWPIWFAVIITMCCSFFVQAGEGAVYAMVPMIKKPVTGQISGMVGAYGNIGAVIFLTIFTMVSPTIFFVLISLSAVVCFLCMFFLEEPSREAVAEKADPKTKNVVSF, translated from the coding sequence ATGAGATCAGGTTATTCAGGAAATATCAAAACATTAGGATTTACGACGTTAGCGTTTTTTATCACGTTTGTTGTCTGGTTTAACATGGCACCATTTATGACAACATTAAAAAGTCAATTTGGTTTATCAAATGACGAAGTAGCTTTACTTGCAGTTGCTAACGTGACGTTAACCATTCCTGCCCGTGTATTAATTGGAATGCTTGTAGATAGATTTGGACCGAGAAGAGTATATTCCAGCTTATTAATTATCTTAAGTATTCCTTGTTTTTCGTTTGCTTTAGCAAATTCATTTACCCAATTGATGATATCCCGTATCTTTTTAGCACTCATAGGTGCTGGGTTTGTAATCGGAATTCGCTTAGTCTCAGAATGGTTCACCGAAAAAAATGTTGGTTTTGCTGAAGGTATTTATGGTGGTTGGGGTAACTTCGGTTCTGCCGCAGCCTCTATGACACTCCCAGTATTAGCCATCCTATTTGGTGGAGAAGATGGTTGGCGTTATGCTGTTGGCTTAACCGGAATTATCAGTTTGGTTTATGGTATTTTGTTCCTGCGGTTGGTTAAGGATACACCAGATGGTGTCACCTTTAAAAAACCAAAAACAAGTGGTGCATTGGAAGTAACTAGCTATCGTGATTTAATAGGATTAATGCTGATGAGTATTCCCGTCTTTGGTATACTTATCTTTCAGAGCTACCGGTTATGGAATTTAAATTTCATTAGTTCTTATGTATTAGGATTCATTTTAATTACGCTAATTGGATTATTTATATATAACTTGAGGAAAATTTGGAATGTAAATAAAGACCATCTACGTAAAGGTGTGCCTGAAAAAGAAAAGTATTCATTCAAACAAGTAGCTATTCTAAATTTTGCTTACTTTTGCACTTTTGGATCTGAGTTAGCTGTTGTCTCGATGTTACCACAGTTTTTTGAAGAAACCTTTTCACTTGGTGTTGCACAAGCGGGACTTATTGCCAGTAGTTTCGCATTTATGAATTTAATGTCTCGACCTAGTGGCGGATGGTTTAGTGATAAATTCGGCCGTAAAAAAACACTTATGATTTTCACAGCTGGATTAGCGATCGGTTACATCGGGATGGCGTTAATCGGTGCCAGCTGGCCAATCTGGTTTGCCGTCATTATCACCATGTGTTGTTCTTTCTTTGTTCAAGCAGGAGAAGGTGCTGTATACGCAATGGTTCCGATGATTAAAAAGCCGGTTACCGGTCAAATTTCTGGTATGGTCGGCGCATATGGAAATATTGGTGCTGTTATTTTTCTTACTATCTTTACAATGGTTAGCCCTACAATCTTCTTTGTATTGATCAGTCTTTCTGCTGTGGTTTGCTTCTTATGTATGTTCTTCCTTGAGGAACCGAGCAGAGAAGCAGTAGCTGAAAAAGCAGATCCAAAAACAAAAAACGTTGTGTCCTTTTAA
- a CDS encoding ABC transporter ATP-binding protein — translation MYSVELKQVDKSYDKEQLVVKDVSVKIEPGEFFVLVGPSGCGKSTLLRMIAGLEEITSGSILIDGKKADHLPPSKRELSMVFQNYALYPHMNVEDNITFGLDVKKMRKKEKKEKCCEIADMLGLTDYLKRKPRHLSGGQRQRVALARAIITNSPICLMDEPLSNLDAKLRAHMRSEIRELQRKLGLTLIYVTHDQVEAMTMGDRIMVLNEGVIQQVGKPIDVYNAPANPFVAKFIGSPPMNVTTGLVDKNSSQVTISEQISFSVDRFTVKDLNSEEVIVGIRPENIRIYEESSNQNLSFEVTIDHVEILGTETLLKFKWNDSVWYAKWYGQWDIRVGQSLTLSLDPDSFCIYDGCTESLMQGPRNIQHQHVREGIV, via the coding sequence ATGTATTCTGTCGAACTAAAACAAGTCGATAAAAGCTATGACAAAGAACAACTTGTTGTCAAAGATGTCAGTGTAAAGATTGAGCCTGGAGAATTTTTTGTTCTTGTTGGACCTTCAGGATGTGGGAAAAGTACTTTGTTGCGAATGATTGCAGGGTTAGAGGAAATAACCTCAGGTTCGATATTAATTGATGGCAAAAAAGCAGATCACCTCCCACCTAGCAAACGTGAATTATCCATGGTCTTTCAAAACTATGCGCTTTATCCACATATGAATGTAGAAGATAATATAACATTTGGTTTAGACGTGAAAAAAATGCGTAAAAAAGAAAAGAAGGAAAAGTGTTGCGAAATTGCTGACATGCTTGGCTTAACAGATTATTTAAAAAGAAAACCACGTCATTTATCAGGTGGTCAAAGACAGCGAGTTGCGTTAGCAAGAGCTATTATTACCAACTCCCCTATTTGTTTAATGGATGAACCTTTATCCAATTTAGATGCAAAATTAAGAGCTCATATGCGTTCAGAAATTCGTGAATTACAGAGAAAACTTGGGCTTACTTTAATTTACGTGACTCATGATCAGGTTGAGGCAATGACTATGGGAGATCGCATCATGGTGTTAAATGAAGGTGTAATTCAACAGGTAGGAAAACCAATCGATGTATACAATGCACCAGCCAATCCTTTTGTTGCAAAGTTTATTGGTTCACCTCCAATGAATGTAACAACTGGGCTCGTGGATAAAAACTCCTCTCAAGTAACAATTAGTGAGCAAATTTCGTTTTCAGTTGATCGCTTCACTGTTAAAGACTTAAACAGTGAAGAAGTAATAGTTGGTATTCGCCCTGAGAACATAAGGATCTATGAAGAGTCATCCAATCAGAATCTGTCTTTTGAAGTAACCATCGATCATGTTGAAATTCTCGGAACAGAAACGTTGCTGAAGTTTAAATGGAACGATTCGGTTTGGTATGCCAAATGGTATGGACAATGGGATATTCGAGTTGGCCAATCTCTGACATTGTCACTAGATCCTGACTCCTTTTGTATCTATGATGGGTGCACGGAAAGTTTAATGCAAGGACCAAGAAATATTCAACATCAGCATGTACGAGAGGGAATTGTATGA
- a CDS encoding carbohydrate ABC transporter permease, translated as MKILRPTITYMLLILTAVIVFFPVVYAFFISFMSGAELLQGKFIPETFHLDNYQKAFERLPLAHYLWNSFFVSTVVMLGQLLVSALAAYAFVFIPFKGRNFVFFIFISTMMIPWEATMIPNFLTIQQLDWINNYQSLTIPFFAIAFGTFLLRQHFLTLPKELKEASDIAGLRSFKFFWKVVIPYCRTSFITLGAYGFLTTWNMYLWPLLVTNNDQVRTVQIGLKQLQTQEMATDWGVVMAGVIIVIIPTLILLFLGQKQLQKGLAQGALK; from the coding sequence ATGAAAATACTTCGACCTACCATTACATACATGTTGTTAATATTAACAGCGGTGATCGTCTTTTTTCCGGTGGTATATGCTTTCTTTATCAGCTTTATGAGTGGGGCTGAACTATTACAAGGGAAATTCATTCCAGAAACCTTTCATCTGGATAATTATCAAAAAGCATTTGAGCGGTTACCGTTAGCACACTATTTATGGAATAGCTTTTTTGTATCTACTGTCGTGATGTTAGGACAATTACTTGTAAGTGCATTGGCTGCTTATGCTTTTGTTTTCATTCCTTTTAAAGGAAGAAATTTTGTCTTTTTCATCTTTATCTCGACGATGATGATTCCATGGGAAGCTACCATGATTCCAAATTTCCTTACGATTCAACAGCTAGACTGGATTAATAATTATCAAAGTTTAACTATACCATTTTTTGCTATTGCATTCGGCACTTTCCTATTACGACAACACTTTCTTACACTACCTAAAGAACTAAAAGAAGCAAGTGATATTGCTGGCTTACGATCTTTTAAATTCTTCTGGAAAGTTGTCATTCCTTACTGCCGTACTTCTTTTATAACATTAGGAGCCTATGGTTTCCTGACAACTTGGAACATGTATTTATGGCCACTGCTTGTGACTAACAATGATCAAGTAAGAACCGTTCAAATCGGTTTAAAACAATTACAAACACAGGAAATGGCAACCGATTGGGGGGTGGTTATGGCAGGAGTTATTATCGTCATCATTCCGACTTTAATCTTGTTGTTTTTAGGGCAAAAGCAATTGCAAAAAGGCCTTGCCCAAGGTGCACTTAAATAA
- the proS gene encoding proline--tRNA ligase, giving the protein MSKQFVKKITSMEEDFAQWYTDVVTKAKLIDYSSVRGSMIIRPYGYEIWENIKSELDTKIKETGHENVYMPLFIPESLLQKEKDHIEGFAPEVAWVTHGGQEELQERLCVRPTSEVIFAEHYKNIIHSYRDLPKLYNQWSNVVRWEKTTRPFLRTLEFLWQEGHTCHETETEAINEAEKMLTIYSSICTELLAIPVIKGEKTEKEKFAGAKITYTVESLMHDGKALQTATSHFLGDGFAKAFGIEFLDRNGKQQSVHQTSWGFTTRVIGAMIMVHGDNRGLVIPPKVAPTQVVIIPIAQHKEGVLDQAYSLEKRLSKQVRINIDASDKQPGWKFNEYEMQGVPIRLEIGPKDIAADQVVLVRRDTGEKLTISLNDVESKTLEILSTIQDNLYMKASKRMAEKTTSVTNMQGFQEALQIESRLVKAMWCGNTSCEDLIKEKTGATSRCIPYEQESISDKCVYCGRKADKMVYWAKAY; this is encoded by the coding sequence TTAGACCCTATGGATATGAAATTTGGGAAAATATAAAAAGTGAATTAGATACGAAAATTAAGGAGACAGGACATGAAAATGTTTATATGCCACTTTTTATTCCTGAAAGTTTACTGCAAAAAGAAAAAGACCATATAGAGGGTTTTGCTCCTGAAGTAGCATGGGTCACTCATGGTGGTCAAGAAGAATTGCAAGAACGATTATGTGTTCGACCTACATCAGAAGTCATATTTGCTGAACATTATAAAAATATCATTCATTCGTATAGAGATTTACCAAAGTTATATAATCAATGGTCCAATGTCGTTAGATGGGAAAAAACAACGCGTCCTTTTTTAAGAACCTTAGAATTCTTGTGGCAAGAAGGACATACGTGCCATGAAACCGAGACAGAGGCGATTAATGAAGCAGAAAAAATGCTTACTATTTACTCATCTATTTGTACTGAATTATTAGCTATTCCAGTAATTAAAGGTGAAAAGACGGAGAAAGAGAAGTTTGCTGGAGCAAAAATCACATATACAGTCGAAAGTTTAATGCACGATGGTAAAGCTTTACAAACGGCAACCTCCCACTTTTTAGGGGATGGATTTGCTAAGGCATTTGGTATAGAATTTCTAGATAGAAATGGTAAACAACAAAGTGTTCACCAGACTTCTTGGGGATTCACTACAAGAGTAATTGGAGCGATGATTATGGTTCATGGGGATAATAGAGGATTAGTTATTCCACCGAAAGTCGCTCCGACTCAAGTTGTGATAATACCGATCGCCCAACATAAAGAGGGGGTTTTGGATCAGGCTTACTCATTAGAAAAGAGGCTCTCTAAACAGGTTCGAATAAATATTGACGCAAGTGACAAGCAACCAGGTTGGAAGTTTAATGAATATGAAATGCAAGGAGTTCCAATCCGATTAGAAATAGGACCAAAAGATATTGCAGCAGACCAAGTTGTTTTAGTTAGACGAGACACGGGTGAAAAGTTAACCATTTCATTAAATGATGTTGAAAGTAAAACATTAGAAATTCTATCAACGATTCAAGACAATCTTTATATGAAAGCAAGTAAGCGTATGGCAGAGAAAACTACCTCAGTAACGAATATGCAAGGTTTTCAGGAAGCTTTACAAATAGAGAGCCGCCTTGTGAAAGCTATGTGGTGTGGTAATACAAGTTGTGAAGACCTAATAAAAGAAAAGACTGGTGCTACTTCTCGATGTATTCCTTATGAACAAGAATCAATCTCTGACAAATGCGTTTACTGTGGGAGAAAAGCAGATAAAATGGTTTACTGGGCAAAAGCATATTAA
- a CDS encoding ABC transporter substrate-binding protein, with protein sequence MKKLLLLFLTVSLLVFITACSDDAEGEETNEDTSGEEQQTEESNESEDTNEEEATDEKVEAVFWHAMSGGGQESIEAIVDNFNQSQDQYTIIPEFQGSYEEALTKFRSVGGTEDAPAIIQTFEVGTKYMIDSGFVEPVQSFIDQEGYDISQLEENILNYYTVDEQLYSMPFNSSTPVMLYNKDAFEEAGLDPENPPQTFEEIKAAAEKLTVKDGDNTERYGFSILNYGWFVEELIATQGGLFVNNDNGRTNEATEAVFNGEEGLRVFQLIDEMNKAGTYGNFGANWDDIRAAFQTENTAMYLDSSAGVAGTVENAPFEVGVAYIPYSEEVERNGVIIGGASLWMSNGIEQEKQQAAWEFMKFLQTPESQAKWHIDTGYFAINPAAYDEEMVQERWGEFPQLKVTVDQLQETKPSTATQGALISVFPEARQQVVTAMENVLQGTDPQEALDQAAEETNRVIEQANRANQ encoded by the coding sequence ATGAAGAAGCTATTACTATTGTTTTTAACTGTAAGTTTACTAGTATTCATTACTGCATGTTCTGATGATGCAGAAGGAGAAGAAACTAACGAAGATACTTCCGGAGAAGAGCAACAAACAGAAGAAAGTAACGAAAGTGAAGACACAAATGAAGAAGAGGCAACAGACGAGAAAGTTGAAGCTGTTTTTTGGCATGCAATGTCTGGTGGAGGTCAAGAATCGATTGAAGCAATTGTCGATAATTTTAATCAATCTCAAGACCAATATACGATTATCCCAGAATTTCAAGGTTCTTATGAAGAAGCATTAACAAAATTCCGCAGTGTAGGCGGAACAGAAGATGCACCAGCAATCATCCAGACATTTGAAGTAGGTACCAAATATATGATTGATAGTGGTTTCGTTGAACCGGTCCAGTCTTTTATTGATCAAGAAGGCTATGACATCAGTCAATTAGAAGAAAATATTTTAAATTATTACACAGTCGATGAGCAATTATATTCGATGCCATTTAACTCATCTACTCCAGTTATGTTGTACAACAAAGATGCATTTGAAGAAGCTGGTTTAGATCCAGAAAATCCGCCTCAAACCTTTGAAGAAATTAAAGCAGCAGCAGAAAAATTAACGGTAAAAGATGGCGATAACACAGAACGATACGGTTTCTCCATTTTAAATTATGGTTGGTTTGTTGAGGAATTAATTGCTACACAAGGTGGATTATTTGTAAATAATGATAACGGTCGTACTAACGAAGCAACTGAAGCTGTATTCAATGGTGAAGAAGGTTTGCGTGTATTCCAGCTAATCGATGAAATGAATAAGGCTGGTACATATGGTAACTTTGGAGCTAATTGGGATGATATCCGTGCTGCATTCCAAACAGAAAATACTGCTATGTACTTAGATTCTTCAGCAGGTGTTGCCGGTACAGTAGAAAATGCACCATTTGAAGTTGGTGTTGCTTATATTCCTTATTCAGAAGAAGTTGAACGTAATGGTGTTATTATTGGTGGTGCCTCTCTTTGGATGTCTAACGGAATTGAACAAGAAAAACAACAAGCAGCCTGGGAATTTATGAAATTCTTACAAACGCCGGAAAGCCAAGCAAAATGGCACATTGATACAGGGTACTTCGCTATTAACCCTGCTGCATATGATGAAGAAATGGTACAAGAAAGATGGGGAGAATTTCCTCAATTAAAAGTTACAGTTGACCAACTACAAGAAACAAAACCTTCCACTGCGACACAAGGTGCTCTAATTTCCGTTTTTCCTGAAGCTAGACAACAAGTCGTAACCGCTATGGAAAATGTATTACAAGGCACTGATCCACAAGAAGCATTAGATCAAGCAGCAGAGGAAACAAACCGAGTAATAGAACAAGCCAACCGTGCAAATCAATAA